In one window of Primulina tabacum isolate GXHZ01 chromosome 8, ASM2559414v2, whole genome shotgun sequence DNA:
- the LOC142552531 gene encoding cyclin-D1-1-like, producing the protein MSPRVFLHIPSPAMSLHSRPNSPLPPAATNAVHLPPLTSSSIATTMTDHSSDSLYCNEELSDADSPTSPHPPTYYPETASESDDSSLIARLLDSECHHIPGQDYLRLCHSRPNHLTSRQSSVNYILKVHAAYRFKPVTAFLSVNYFDRFLSSHTLPESMWPFQLLSVACLSLAAKMEEMYVPLLMDLQISEPTYIFEPKTVQRMELCVMATLDWRLRSVTPFDYLHHFTSKLPSSSAESKFDSITSLASDLILNSTRVIDFVTFPPSVMAVAALISAAGNSLSRSETLHESVDREMVTSCHQLMDQYLVDTCTTGHLLLQRAPPPSPIGVLDAAARASCETGSENPAGGSGIASGLVANGRAEPGMKRQRSSASGVHEP; encoded by the exons ATGTCCCCTCGAGTATTTCTCCACATACCGTCACCTGCCATGAGTTTACATTCCCGACCAAACTCCCCCTTGCCCCCCGCCGCCACCAATGCCGTTCATCTGCCGCCGTTAACTTCATCCTCTATCGCCACAACAATGACCGACCACTCTTCAGATAGCCTTTACTGCAAcgaagaattatccgacgccGACTCCCCCACCTCCCCGCACCCGCCTACATATTATCCGGAAACGGCATCAGAATCCGATGATTCTTCACTCATCGCCAGGTTACTCGACTCCGAGTGCCACCACATACCCGGCCAAGATTACCTCCGCCTCTGCCATAGCCGCCCGAATCACCTCACATCTCGCCAGAGTTCCGTCAATTACATACTCAAG GTTCATGCAGCCTATCGATTCAAACCAGTCACCGCCTTCCTCTCCGTCAACTACTTCGACCGTTTCCTCTCTTCCCATACACTTCCG GAAAGTATGTGGCCGTTTCAGCTTTTATCGGTGGCGTGCCTCTCCCTGGCCGCGAAAATGGAGGAGATGTACGTTCCTTTGCTAATGGACCTGCAAATTTCCGAACCCACTTATATTTTCGAGCCAAAAACAGTTCAGAGAATGGAGCTCTGCGTAATGGCGACTCTCGACTGGAGACTTCGCTCCGTCACTCCCTTCGACTACCTCCATCACTTCACCTCTAAGCTCCCATCCTCCTCCGCCGAATCTAAATTCGACTCAATCACATCACTCGCCTCCGATCTTATCCTGAACTCCACCCGTG TCATTGATTTCGTGACGTTCCCACCGTCGGTGATGGCGGTGGCGGCCTTGATCTCAGCCGCCGGCAATAGCCTGAGCCGCTCAGAAACTTTGCACGAAAGCGTAGACAGA GAAATGGTGACTAGCTGTCATCAACTAATGGACCAATATTTAGTCGACACGTGCACCACGGGACACCTGCTGCTTCAGCGGGCCCCGCCACCTAGTCCCATCGGTGTCCTTGACGCGGCGGCGCGTGCCAGCTGCGAAACCGGCTCCGAAAACCCTGCCGGCGGATCCGGCATTGCGTCCGGGTTAGTGGCCAATGGCAGAGCGGAGCCCGGAATGAAGCGTCAGCGATCTTCTGCATCGGGTGTACATGAACCATGA